In Paraflavitalea devenefica, the following are encoded in one genomic region:
- a CDS encoding patatin-like phospholipase family protein yields the protein MAAEKKIGLSLSGGGYRAAAFHLGTLRKLHEMGILHQVDVLSTISGGSITGAYYCLNNKDYEAFEKHMLEALGHKNVIKEVFLSFTFIRTVLFLLVFLAPAIYVLFTPYAWLSPILIAVMLYLFVRFQFAIFPVSKEVERAYDKFFYKEATLSQLTNKPLLAIGSTNLQTARPFTFSRLKMEDSVYAFMDTPVRFKHDAFPVARAVMASSCVPFAFTPVPIDKDFYESSSDVIRVNPQLVDGGVYDNQGIHKITQANSMYGCDIIITSDAGNKLPFEGSHNNLLILLIRTMDVFMARIKNFQMTQDIYANAATANRQIAYLSLGWNLEECIPRFIDNLIGGKITEEVMEAHQFKPEWVADPKRYRKELTTYLENEVDYKKILQHNLKPPQLTIARSVGTNLTPLSKEELTYLAIQAANLTELQVRLYCPTLTQPR from the coding sequence ATGGCTGCTGAAAAAAAAATCGGCTTATCCTTGTCCGGTGGAGGGTACAGGGCTGCTGCCTTTCATTTGGGTACACTCCGGAAGTTGCATGAGATGGGCATTTTACACCAGGTAGACGTACTGTCTACCATATCCGGAGGGTCTATTACCGGCGCTTATTATTGCCTGAACAATAAGGACTATGAAGCATTTGAAAAGCATATGCTGGAGGCGCTGGGCCATAAGAATGTTATTAAAGAAGTATTTCTCTCATTTACTTTTATCAGGACTGTGCTGTTCTTACTGGTATTCCTGGCGCCGGCGATTTATGTATTGTTTACCCCTTATGCCTGGCTATCGCCCATTTTGATCGCTGTGATGCTGTACCTGTTTGTCCGTTTTCAGTTTGCCATTTTTCCCGTGAGCAAAGAGGTGGAACGGGCATACGACAAGTTCTTTTATAAGGAGGCCACTTTATCACAGTTAACCAATAAACCATTGCTGGCTATCGGCTCCACGAACCTGCAAACAGCGAGGCCTTTTACTTTTTCCCGGTTGAAGATGGAAGATTCGGTATATGCTTTTATGGACACGCCCGTCCGTTTTAAGCATGATGCCTTTCCGGTAGCCCGGGCGGTGATGGCTTCTTCCTGTGTGCCTTTTGCTTTTACACCTGTACCTATCGATAAAGATTTTTATGAATCGTCCTCAGATGTTATCCGGGTAAATCCGCAACTGGTAGATGGCGGCGTGTATGATAACCAGGGTATCCATAAGATCACGCAGGCAAACAGTATGTATGGCTGTGATATTATTATTACGAGTGATGCCGGCAATAAGCTACCCTTTGAGGGTTCGCATAATAACCTGCTGATTTTGCTGATCCGGACGATGGATGTGTTTATGGCGCGGATCAAGAATTTCCAGATGACACAGGATATTTATGCCAATGCGGCGACGGCCAACCGGCAGATCGCCTACCTGTCGCTGGGATGGAACCTGGAGGAGTGCATCCCCAGGTTTATTGATAACCTGATCGGAGGAAAGATCACGGAGGAAGTGATGGAAGCCCACCAGTTCAAGCCGGAATGGGTGGCAGATCCGAAGCGGTACCGCAAGGAGCTTACGACTTACCTGGAGAATGAAGTGGATTATAAGAAGATCCTGCAGCATAACCTGAAGCCACCGCAACTTACTATTGCCCGTAGTGTAGGCACTAACCTGACCCCTTTATCTAAGGAAGAACTTACTTATCTTGCTATACAGGCGGCCAACCTTACAGAGCTACAGGTAAGGCTGTATTGCCCCACACTAACGCAACCGAGATGA
- a CDS encoding gluzincin family metallopeptidase, protein MKDCVNITTLKPAFRKLRAYTFDPSLSLKLDTNVINNIVYKVPWEPLQPGPVGEYIEVVDFDPASGCFYKPVNLDDPYTLAQDGLEPAESNPQFHQQMVYAVSMITIKNFERALGRRILWSPYRDKSGYSAGYVQRLRIYPHALREANAYYSPQKKALLFGYFSAAPDTPSLLMPGGTVFTCLSHDIIAHEITHALLDGMHRRYIEATHPDSLAFHEAFADIVALFQHFTFPEVLKDQIARTRGDLASQNLLGQLAQEFGKAIGHYGSLRDALGKMNDKTGKWEPHVPDPADYQRIIEPHERGSILVATIFDMFSNIYRRRVADLLRIATGGTGMLSPGSLHPDLVNRMAQEASKTAGQILKICIRALDYCPPMDINFGDYLRAMITSDYDLVEEDNLDYRIAIIEAFQRRGIFPDNVKNMSVESLLCKAEEEVGEFEGQFTNLIEFFKLFKEKISYITNREELYKLTKIFITGGSISDLGDKTFQAQQTKTKNPTDRIMGLHQRLNVRFMGKEAVEQFSKLTGLLLDERLIDEQGIGRSTGQNTPGAPKLEVHNLKLASRVGPSGNVVNQILVTLTQRRGVVCETDKYGNVEVKGFFVADDPEKGWYALPEKEGAAPKKQKYPDKEEGLTGEGSEKVLPKGWFIFRGGCTLIFDLNYASSKDQVKLKYVIKKDIDDHERMKRQYKMLFNNNDFSLNATYFGTAYGNLEAEPFAIMHKVL, encoded by the coding sequence ATGAAAGACTGCGTCAATATTACTACATTAAAACCTGCATTCCGCAAGCTGCGGGCTTATACGTTCGACCCCTCCTTGTCGCTGAAGCTGGATACGAACGTGATCAATAATATTGTTTATAAGGTGCCCTGGGAACCGTTGCAACCGGGGCCGGTAGGAGAATATATTGAGGTGGTGGATTTTGATCCGGCCAGTGGTTGTTTTTATAAACCGGTAAACCTGGATGATCCCTATACGCTGGCGCAGGATGGACTGGAGCCGGCAGAGAGTAACCCGCAGTTCCATCAGCAAATGGTGTATGCGGTATCTATGATCACGATTAAGAATTTTGAGCGGGCGCTGGGGCGCAGGATCTTATGGAGCCCTTACCGTGATAAGAGCGGTTATTCAGCAGGTTATGTGCAGCGGCTACGTATTTACCCGCATGCCCTGCGGGAAGCGAACGCGTATTATAGCCCGCAGAAGAAAGCGCTGCTGTTTGGTTATTTCAGTGCTGCACCCGACACGCCCAGTTTACTGATGCCCGGGGGTACTGTATTTACCTGCCTGAGCCATGATATTATAGCGCATGAGATCACACACGCGTTGCTGGACGGTATGCACCGGCGTTATATTGAAGCAACGCATCCCGACTCCCTGGCCTTTCATGAAGCTTTTGCAGATATTGTAGCGTTGTTCCAGCATTTTACTTTCCCGGAGGTATTGAAGGACCAGATTGCCCGTACGCGTGGCGACCTGGCCAGCCAAAACCTGCTTGGCCAACTGGCCCAGGAGTTTGGCAAGGCCATTGGGCACTATGGCAGTTTGCGGGACGCTTTGGGAAAGATGAATGATAAGACCGGCAAATGGGAACCGCATGTACCGGACCCGGCAGATTACCAGCGGATCATTGAACCTCATGAACGTGGCTCCATACTGGTGGCCACTATTTTTGATATGTTCAGTAATATTTACCGGCGTCGTGTGGCCGACCTGCTGCGCATTGCTACAGGAGGAACGGGTATGTTGTCGCCGGGTTCCTTACATCCTGACCTGGTGAACCGCATGGCGCAGGAAGCGAGTAAAACAGCCGGGCAGATCCTGAAGATCTGTATCCGGGCACTGGATTATTGTCCGCCCATGGATATCAATTTTGGTGATTACCTGCGGGCGATGATCACTTCTGATTATGACCTGGTAGAGGAAGATAACCTGGATTATCGCATTGCTATTATAGAAGCTTTCCAGCGCCGGGGCATTTTCCCGGACAATGTAAAGAATATGAGCGTGGAAAGCCTGCTGTGCAAGGCGGAGGAAGAGGTGGGAGAGTTTGAGGGCCAGTTTACGAACCTGATCGAGTTTTTCAAATTGTTTAAGGAGAAGATCAGCTATATCACCAACCGGGAAGAGCTTTATAAGCTTACGAAGATCTTTATTACAGGAGGTAGTATCAGTGATCTGGGCGATAAAACGTTCCAAGCGCAGCAAACCAAAACGAAGAATCCTACTGACCGTATTATGGGACTTCATCAACGGCTGAATGTGCGGTTTATGGGAAAGGAGGCGGTGGAGCAATTCAGTAAGTTGACGGGCCTGCTCCTGGATGAGCGATTGATCGATGAGCAGGGTATTGGAAGATCAACAGGACAGAATACGCCCGGCGCGCCCAAGCTGGAAGTGCATAATTTAAAGCTGGCCAGCCGTGTAGGCCCAAGCGGGAATGTGGTGAACCAGATACTGGTAACCCTTACGCAGCGGCGTGGCGTGGTATGTGAAACAGATAAGTATGGTAATGTGGAAGTGAAAGGTTTTTTTGTGGCGGATGATCCGGAGAAAGGGTGGTATGCATTACCGGAAAAGGAAGGAGCAGCCCCTAAGAAACAAAAGTATCCCGATAAAGAAGAAGGTTTAACGGGCGAGGGCAGTGAAAAGGTGTTGCCCAAAGGCTGGTTTATTTTCAGGGGCGGATGCACGTTGATCTTTGACCTGAATTATGCTTCCAGCAAGGACCAGGTAAAGCTGAAGTATGTTATTAAGAAGGATATTGATGATCATGAGCGCATGAAACGGCAATACAAGATGCTGTTTAATAATAATGATTTTTCCCTGAACGCCACTTATTTCGGAACGGCCTATGGCAACCTGGAAGCAGAACCATTTGCCATTATGCATAAAGTTTTATGA
- a CDS encoding L,D-transpeptidase family protein: MHKITVAFIALALIAVTACNDESRQGGGGTANKEKDLLPRDLSITKANAYSDLFLDSMTVEGFITEQKLNDTVSTGMRNFYNTRNYQYAWFASDGLTEQALAFRNLYDYTKDSGTTHKKLDRKLENLMAQDSLRVNDDDADIRKTELLLTWRYVNYVWDNYNGRKERMAALVHLVPAKKYPVMELAKAELKHDDVPNENYKALKQELAAYVVIEEKGGWPVIPTLKKKLKKGSIDTAIVFIKKRLQVTGQLPAADTSTVFNDELLNAIKTVQSSYGFTADGAISLALIKELNVPAEKRIAQLLVNLERMRWMPAEPSGNLIWVNIPAFKLYVQDGSQQLFDMDIVVGKEGHSTVMFSGKLNQVVFSPYWNLPENIVRNEVLPAMEKNNNYLAENDMEITGEEEDGLPVIRQLPGDKNQLGKIKFLFPNRFNIYFHDTPFKELFNRDKRAFSHGCIRLREPVKLAEYLLINQPQWTHEKIDSAMNSGKEKYVRVKDPVPVLIYYYTAWADDHKQLQFREDIYGHDARMAKKLFMQPATGETLANR; the protein is encoded by the coding sequence ATGCATAAAATAACCGTCGCGTTTATCGCATTAGCTCTTATTGCTGTTACTGCCTGTAATGATGAATCCAGGCAAGGAGGAGGAGGTACAGCCAACAAAGAAAAAGATCTCTTACCCCGTGATTTAAGTATTACGAAGGCCAATGCTTATAGTGACCTGTTCCTGGACAGTATGACCGTGGAAGGGTTTATTACAGAACAAAAGCTGAATGATACGGTAAGCACCGGGATGCGTAATTTTTATAACACCCGCAATTATCAATATGCCTGGTTTGCCAGCGATGGCCTTACCGAACAGGCGCTTGCCTTCCGGAATTTGTATGACTACACGAAGGACAGCGGCACTACGCATAAAAAGCTGGACAGGAAGCTGGAAAACCTGATGGCCCAGGACAGCCTGCGGGTAAACGATGATGATGCCGATATCCGCAAAACGGAGTTGTTGCTTACCTGGCGTTATGTGAATTATGTATGGGACAATTATAATGGCCGCAAAGAGCGCATGGCCGCTTTGGTACATTTGGTGCCGGCCAAAAAGTATCCTGTTATGGAACTGGCAAAGGCTGAACTGAAACATGATGATGTTCCCAATGAAAATTATAAGGCATTGAAGCAAGAACTGGCGGCCTATGTAGTCATTGAGGAAAAAGGAGGCTGGCCGGTTATTCCGACACTCAAGAAGAAACTTAAGAAAGGAAGCATTGATACGGCTATTGTGTTTATCAAAAAAAGATTGCAGGTTACCGGACAGCTACCAGCCGCAGATACGAGCACAGTTTTCAATGATGAGTTGTTGAACGCTATTAAAACCGTACAATCGAGCTATGGTTTTACTGCAGACGGAGCGATCTCCCTTGCCCTGATTAAAGAACTGAATGTTCCTGCTGAAAAGAGAATCGCCCAGTTGCTGGTAAACCTGGAACGGATGCGCTGGATGCCGGCAGAGCCTTCCGGTAATCTTATCTGGGTGAATATACCTGCTTTTAAGTTGTATGTGCAGGATGGCAGCCAGCAGTTGTTTGATATGGATATTGTGGTGGGAAAAGAGGGGCATAGTACAGTGATGTTCTCGGGCAAGCTGAACCAGGTGGTGTTCAGCCCTTACTGGAACCTGCCGGAAAATATTGTCAGGAATGAGGTGTTGCCAGCCATGGAAAAGAATAACAATTACCTGGCTGAAAATGATATGGAGATCACCGGAGAAGAAGAAGACGGCTTGCCGGTGATACGGCAGTTGCCCGGCGACAAGAATCAACTGGGCAAGATCAAGTTCTTATTCCCCAATCGTTTCAATATTTACTTCCATGATACGCCCTTCAAAGAGTTGTTCAACAGGGATAAGCGTGCTTTCAGCCATGGCTGCATACGCCTGCGTGAGCCGGTAAAGCTGGCAGAATACCTGCTGATCAATCAGCCGCAGTGGACACATGAGAAGATAGACAGCGCGATGAACAGCGGCAAGGAGAAGTATGTACGTGTAAAAGATCCGGTACCGGTGCTGATCTATTATTATACGGCCTGGGCGGATGATCATAAGCAGTTACAGTTCCGGGAGGATATTTACGGGCATGATGCACGAATGGCCAAGAAGCTGTTTATGCAACCGGCTACCGGAGAAACGTTGGCTAACCGGTGA
- a CDS encoding ComEC/Rec2 family competence protein encodes MATVKKTVKRAAPKKVAATAVKKKAAKKSSPAKKVAPAGKVDGVRVRMYCHGFGDCFLLSFMSGEEPVYRMLIDCGMLTGDSNRLKQAIENIKEECGGKLNLVVQTHQHKDHISGFNLRDKEDKLLWNQIEVENVWLAWTENTGRNGDELAIQLKKKQEKKKKALAKALQLYNTSIGQTEHRTMMKKEYRGSDYYAAQQRYATALQQILEFFDINEQDVAGLAANNGELGLTMKEAMDYFISRSRETGSPDINFWNPGELADVRTTGLPGINFYFLGPPKEYDKLRIMEDAEHVEMYLTEMGLSDNFFMALADGEDAASNEALSPFHKRYRWHKEEVTKEQLADADNVWNLYYDKKHNWRSIETDWLHNAGALALNLDSYTNNTSLVIAIELEDSEKVLLFPADAQIGNWLSWTEQTSPNNPAPRLQWQVVKKGKKEVVTAATLLERTVFYKVGHHASHNATARKHGLELMTSEELVAMIPVDEAVAKRQGKKGWKMPAEDLYKRLQEKTRSRIIRLDKGSLLANGTKGLPDGARPNKQQLQDFNSCYHESTIIITTEEGTNRPLFVEYLVKG; translated from the coding sequence ATGGCTACTGTAAAAAAAACGGTGAAGCGGGCGGCGCCTAAAAAGGTAGCCGCTACAGCAGTGAAGAAGAAAGCTGCTAAAAAATCGTCGCCGGCAAAGAAGGTTGCCCCGGCCGGTAAGGTAGATGGCGTGCGTGTGCGCATGTATTGCCATGGTTTTGGCGATTGCTTCCTGCTTAGTTTTATGAGCGGTGAAGAACCGGTGTACCGGATGCTGATTGACTGCGGCATGCTTACCGGTGACAGCAACCGCCTGAAGCAGGCTATTGAAAATATTAAGGAGGAATGTGGTGGTAAGCTAAATCTGGTGGTACAAACCCACCAACATAAGGACCATATTTCGGGATTTAACCTGCGTGATAAAGAGGATAAGTTACTATGGAATCAAATTGAAGTAGAGAATGTGTGGCTGGCCTGGACCGAAAATACCGGCCGGAATGGCGATGAGCTGGCGATCCAACTGAAGAAGAAACAAGAGAAGAAGAAGAAGGCACTGGCCAAGGCTTTACAGTTGTATAATACTTCGATAGGGCAGACCGAGCACCGCACTATGATGAAGAAGGAGTACCGGGGTTCGGATTATTATGCGGCCCAGCAACGCTATGCTACCGCCCTGCAGCAGATCCTTGAGTTTTTTGATATCAATGAGCAGGATGTGGCCGGCCTGGCAGCGAATAACGGTGAGTTGGGACTGACGATGAAGGAGGCAATGGATTATTTTATCAGCCGCAGCCGGGAAACGGGCAGTCCGGATATTAACTTCTGGAATCCGGGCGAACTGGCCGACGTTCGAACAACGGGATTGCCCGGGATTAATTTTTATTTCCTGGGGCCTCCCAAGGAGTATGACAAGCTGCGGATAATGGAAGACGCCGAGCATGTGGAGATGTACCTGACGGAGATGGGCCTTTCGGATAATTTTTTTATGGCACTGGCCGATGGGGAGGATGCAGCCAGCAATGAAGCTTTATCGCCCTTTCACAAACGCTACCGGTGGCATAAAGAAGAGGTCACCAAAGAGCAGTTGGCGGATGCCGATAATGTGTGGAACCTTTATTATGATAAGAAGCATAACTGGCGCAGCATTGAAACCGACTGGCTGCACAATGCCGGCGCCCTGGCGCTCAACCTGGACTCCTATACTAATAATACGAGCCTGGTGATTGCGATTGAACTGGAGGACAGTGAAAAGGTATTGTTGTTCCCGGCCGATGCGCAGATCGGCAACTGGCTTAGCTGGACTGAGCAGACAAGCCCTAACAATCCTGCGCCCCGCTTACAATGGCAGGTAGTAAAGAAGGGTAAGAAAGAAGTTGTTACTGCTGCCACATTACTGGAGCGTACGGTATTTTATAAGGTGGGACACCACGCGAGCCATAATGCCACGGCACGCAAACATGGCCTGGAACTGATGACGAGCGAGGAGCTGGTGGCCATGATCCCGGTGGATGAAGCGGTAGCTAAACGCCAGGGCAAGAAGGGGTGGAAGATGCCGGCAGAAGACTTGTATAAAAGGTTGCAGGAAAAAACGAGAAGCCGGATAATACGACTTGACAAAGGCAGCCTGCTGGCCAATGGTACGAAAGGCCTGCCAGATGGCGCCAGACCTAATAAACAACAACTACAGGATTTCAACAGTTGTTACCATGAATCTACTATTATTATTACTACAGAAGAAGGAACGAACAGGCCCCTGTTTGTTGAATACCTGGTAAAGGGATAG
- a CDS encoding murein L,D-transpeptidase catalytic domain family protein — MTKPFLFIFALIIGGITVALGTSAISGPATKRMDPAPAAVPVAAESKAVLYDSLRLDTLALSRDAFSYALQGYKTLQAAGELANQRILTIIDFSLPSAKKRLFVVDMASGKLLFNTWVSHGRNSGTDMATRFSNRNGSLQSSLGFYITGDTYNGGNGYSLKLDGQEKGINDNALLRKIVMHGSAYVNERVIAAKGYIGRSLGCPAIPAPLTKTIINTIRNGSCLFIYSPDSNYITRSKILAPVITDTLS, encoded by the coding sequence GTGACAAAACCATTTTTATTCATCTTCGCTTTGATCATTGGTGGCATAACAGTAGCATTGGGCACATCGGCCATTTCAGGTCCTGCCACCAAACGCATGGACCCCGCTCCGGCAGCCGTCCCTGTTGCTGCTGAAAGCAAAGCCGTATTATATGACAGCCTGCGGCTGGATACGCTCGCCCTTTCACGCGATGCATTCAGCTATGCCCTCCAGGGATATAAAACCCTGCAGGCTGCCGGTGAATTAGCCAATCAACGTATCCTTACTATTATAGATTTTAGCCTGCCTTCTGCTAAAAAGCGATTATTCGTCGTAGACATGGCAAGCGGAAAACTCTTGTTCAATACCTGGGTATCGCATGGCCGCAACTCAGGGACCGATATGGCTACCCGCTTTTCCAACAGGAATGGAAGCTTGCAGAGCAGCCTGGGTTTTTATATTACAGGCGATACCTACAATGGAGGCAATGGTTATTCACTAAAGCTCGACGGGCAGGAGAAAGGCATCAATGACAATGCCCTGCTGCGTAAAATAGTAATGCACGGCTCTGCTTACGTAAACGAACGCGTTATAGCAGCCAAAGGATATATTGGCCGCAGCCTCGGTTGCCCGGCTATACCCGCACCACTCACTAAAACCATCATCAACACCATCCGGAATGGAAGCTGCCTTTTCATCTACAGTCCCGATAGCAACTACATAACAAGATCAAAGATCCTGGCGCCAGTCATAACCGATACCCTCAGCTAA
- a CDS encoding DUF3127 domain-containing protein, with protein MDISGKILQLLPLQTGQGKNGQWKKQEFILETADTYPKKVCIAVWGDKIDMSGVTPGAQVTVSFDVESREFNGRWYTDVKAWKIVAGSKAGGSTPASEPAPTFHNAPGGADDDLPF; from the coding sequence ATGGACATCAGCGGAAAGATCTTACAACTGTTGCCCTTGCAAACCGGTCAGGGTAAAAATGGTCAGTGGAAAAAGCAGGAATTCATCCTCGAAACGGCCGATACATATCCCAAAAAAGTCTGTATTGCCGTATGGGGCGATAAAATAGATATGAGTGGCGTAACGCCTGGTGCGCAGGTAACGGTATCCTTCGATGTGGAGAGCCGGGAATTCAATGGCCGTTGGTATACCGATGTAAAAGCCTGGAAAATTGTAGCAGGTTCCAAAGCTGGCGGCAGTACGCCTGCTTCCGAGCCAGCCCCCACCTTCCACAATGCTCCCGGTGGTGCAGATGATGACCTGCCGTTCTAA
- a CDS encoding peptidylprolyl isomerase — MTIKNFLIAVIALLAACSPNYKNPHVEIETSIGDIEIELYPDQAPKTVAAFLSYIKAGYYKNANFYRVLNADNQPSDAPKAELIQGGLYGSKRPELPGIPHETTQQTKILHKDGTISLARLEPGTANTEFFICLGDQPGFDFGGENNPDKQGYAAFGRVVKGMDIVRRIYNMPEDDQRFDPLVPIYNIKRL, encoded by the coding sequence ATGACAATCAAGAACTTTCTCATCGCAGTTATTGCACTACTCGCCGCCTGCTCTCCCAACTACAAAAATCCCCATGTGGAAATAGAGACCAGCATTGGCGATATAGAAATAGAACTTTATCCCGATCAGGCGCCCAAAACCGTGGCCGCTTTCTTATCCTACATAAAAGCCGGTTATTACAAAAACGCCAACTTCTACCGCGTACTGAATGCTGATAATCAGCCCTCTGATGCCCCTAAAGCAGAATTGATTCAGGGGGGCCTATATGGCTCAAAAAGACCTGAGCTGCCGGGAATTCCCCATGAAACCACGCAACAAACAAAAATCCTGCATAAGGATGGTACCATATCCCTGGCCCGCCTCGAACCCGGAACAGCCAATACAGAATTCTTCATCTGCCTCGGCGATCAGCCGGGATTCGATTTCGGAGGTGAAAACAATCCCGACAAACAAGGCTATGCTGCCTTCGGAAGGGTAGTAAAAGGGATGGATATCGTTCGTCGTATCTACAACATGCCCGAAGACGATCAGCGCTTTGATCCCCTGGTGCCAATATATAACATAAAGAGATTATAA